A DNA window from Arachis hypogaea cultivar Tifrunner chromosome 18, arahy.Tifrunner.gnm2.J5K5, whole genome shotgun sequence contains the following coding sequences:
- the LOC112769004 gene encoding protein neprosin: MLLDLEAVMAAKLGIHNIVQLCFFSSLLLVPLVSGGRATTATTGGGSGGGGSSQKLNVQNHLKNLNKPPVKSIKSPDGDIIDCVHMSHQPAFDHPDLKNHKIQMKPPNFHPEGKILADSKVSSSSSPVAQLWHQNGRCPDGTIPVRRTKKEDILRASSIQRFGKKKQKSFPQPSAKPLPDILTQSGHQHAIVYVEGDKYYGAKATINVWDPRIQQPNEFSLSQMWILGGSFGQDLNSIEAGWQVSPDLYGDNNTRLFTYWTSDAYQATGCYNLLCSGFIQINSDIALGASIYPLSNYGSSQYDISILVWKDPKEGNWWMQFGNNHVLGYWPASLFSYLSDSASMIEWGGEVVNSESDGQHTSTQMGSGHFPDEGFGKASYFKNIQVVDGENKLRAPKDLGIYTEQDSCYNVKTGNADDWGNYFYYGGPGRNPNCP, encoded by the exons ATGCTTTTGGATTTGGAAGCTGTAATGGCTGCCAAGTTGGGAATTCACAATATTGTGCAGCTCTGCTTCTTTTCCTCCTTGCTTTTGGTGCCTTTGGTTTCTGGTGGCAGAGCCACCACCGCCACCACCGGTGGTGGAAGTGGTGGCGGCGGTTCCAGTCAGAAGCTTAATGTTCAGAACCATTTGAAGAATTTGAACAAGCCTCCTGTTAAGTCCATCAAG AGTCCTGATGGGGATATCATTGACTGTGTTCATATGTCACACCAGCCAGCTTTTGATCATCCTGacctcaagaatcacaaaattcaG ATGAAACCACCGAATTTCCATCCAGAAGGGAAAATTTTGGCAGACAGCAAAGTATCCTCAAGTTCCAGCCCTGTGGCTCAGCTGTGGCACCAAAACGGAAGGTGCCCGGACGGAACGATTCCGGTCCGGAGGACTAAGAAGGAAGATATATTGAGGGCAAGCTCAATTCAGCGATTTGGGAAGAAGAAGCAAAAGAGTTTTCCTCAGCCAAGTGCAAAACCTCTTCCTGATATCCTCACTCAAAGTGGTCACCAG CATGCAATAGTTTATGTGGAAGGAGATAAGTATTATGGAGCTAAAGCAACCATAAACGTTTGGGACCCTAGAATTCAACAGCCAAATGAGTTTAGCCTCTCTCAAATGTGGATTCTTGGTGGCTCTTTTGGTCAAGATCTTAACAGTATTGAAGCAGGTTGGCag GTTAGCCCAGATTTGTATGGAGATAATAACACAAGGCTCTTTACTTATTGGACA AGCGACGCATATCAAGCTACTGGTTGCTACAATCTTCTCTGTTCTGGCTTTATTCAAATTAACAGTGATATAGCCCTTGGTGCTAGCATCTACCCACTTTCTAACTATGGTTCTTCCCAATATGATATTAGCATTCTGGTCTGGAAG GACCCAAAAGAAGGGAACTGGTGGATGCAATTTGGGAACAACCATGTTCTTGGGTACTGGCCAGCATCTTTATTTTCTTACCTCTCAGACAGTGCCTCAATGATTGAATGGGGGGGAGAAGTTGTGAATTCTGAGTCTGATGGCCAACATACTTCAACACAAATGGGGAGTGGCCATTTCCCTGATGAAGGTTTTGGCAAAGCAAGTTACTTCAAGAACATTCAGGTTGTCGACGGCGAAAACAAGCTTAGAGCTCCAAAGGACCTAGGCATTTACACTGAGCAAGATAGCTGCTATAATGTTAAAACTGGTAATGCTGATGATTGGGGCAATTACTTCTACTATGGTGGTCCTGGAAGAAACCCCAACTGCCCTTAG